A single genomic interval of Drosophila virilis strain 15010-1051.87 chromosome 2, Dvir_AGI_RSII-ME, whole genome shotgun sequence harbors:
- the LOC6632786 gene encoding uncharacterized protein isoform X1, with translation MHNKSANIYANRSGRALDSQLAMDKAPPPKPRRTRHRISAMHYESLPTAPPAMCGRADENIFQFPAVASRARNLSASPKLREEKDLPVCEHGKHSCYFCQPYRADRGTIEPLKNRLNTAIEAMDQLTRTYALLEGLLEQKLATITDNEEEPAAEIELEAAATPKGTPAPATTSPTGDNEFELEHSLTWLESLLGTEVVPPTKQGKFKRIRERSKSMMEDEIHMYLKGERQLKMSSSRPYLLRRQSTYSDNKSKVSKWTKVKAAFKWERANVPPTSGQESNLLLPLNLEVERYLKVPISTAGGSSSADSIISSSSGHFMSETGGTPGTISSASSMDELHTDAGSRQAMRRHSSKSDTNASNYEVELRKSATDERLDTAKSALPSKSSSNKSLRRSKAFSDFEVLPEDHVADIKSTSTRRNKLPPSPLNLNQVCSDLPQLHSPLKSPKDGSQAMSRMRQVSSPGNSSVPSSPSRHSDFFGEFESEELSSGVSSEPTTPNCKTFTQKEDEVFQHYQLLLLKLDTEFKRKQLDFERPSASNRSVKLCSGGGSGSGKRSSEEHSPTQLLHSDLMSTEQLEQNLTPQFKKKLHKWRAKQQNSNCYASSEPAASPTAKSLSGGDLKPKIDWNLWSSGALKLEGQGLCALPDQKDLPEKFQKKLGELSPVVCIDLYFYTLYSPEQWNRLKCAPGGGTNSDNDSLKRNSKHSQSTRRGSDDDRWYKHKPHDNEKLARLKAIVAPDHTSKNIEVKTSDGEVMKFEGISRKFTRKLYEWEKARGIGPEASTFALLHPGYCPIDVRRINKECNKPTTEHSPTLSRSLSLDSVAPSVNQAQVISQQASSLSLNDVNDLKEMDDCRDSGEHEFKKYDEPEAVMVEVEEHIHDTASPLVTAHTLVEQQTPIYKYEEVQCNDYVNSRRVQSFESHTNLAPLLGALKRADELFAQLKQSTPDIVEQAAMRDCQTALLSIRSIYPYYSNNLMKPNVLNAVSDVQSDLGRLAELSLKSPLDEACCQETMEERTNEYMEELQGLHESLLCLKLSIQGGTNRFPRDIVPDINITGEDGQQLESSSAYATCDASSRDRLSLEEHSAASPSPMEHETETSTTTGTLCRASSSITASKKKLRLRKLGSRQNSRTESDSSDADTHSVLETPRRMRRKNFRLKQRSLDDDFRLGSMLVTGHTQPAEADDIICSSLKVKPGERIEESHSIASSIAQSLAKPSGFVPPPLPELHARSYNTNANVFIKTKRKLFTTVLEPTAAEGVALIEKELESPTHSVDEALSPNSKLATKLTAPRPLSLYRSISLERLSPLRPKDELRKCQSSENMHRSSNMVRPPLASDSIQRLARSKRQLATSAFPQVPPRKAHLYKKNSLHKSQSATVSNNIEHKIAKTSSGSTVSRACPVSVSIVLPNKLDNTLPRIQRKLEGKGKALLTPTKPKHFEFPPPVVEPQRPVTPLSERALRLQQAKAQFLQSAPVTPRQEPTTPVALNDAALLHKSVSVGSMRGSAGCSTEQLHQQQLQQQEVTTDQESVSNSSAYDSLPRSVSRSARISSKLGFATLASKLRRGGKKPKDTPGPMPCGSALSALCRQTLMADVIALPQVLGSDRPPPSPSASTSSPARNVHKSQSSPQAALAAGSISNLHGSYEGINKSLSEQFVRQLKESDV, from the exons ATGCATAACAAAAGTGCAA atatttatgcaaatagaAGTGGTCGTGCGCTGGACTCACAACTTGCCATGGATAAGGCGCCACCGCCAAAACCGCGTCGTACGCGACATAGAATCAGTGCTATGCACTATGAATCCCTACCGACGGCCCCGCCTGCCATGTGCGGACGTGCCGATGagaacatttttcaatttcccGCTGTGGCGTCGCGTGCACGCAATCTCTCAGCCTCGCCCAAGTTGCGCGAGGAGAAGGATTTGCCGGTGTGCGAGCATGGGAAGCATAGCTGTTATTTCTGCCAGCCGTACCGGGCAGATCGTGGCACAATTGAGCCGCTCAAGAATCGTCTTAACACTGCCATTGAGGCCATGGATCAGCTCACTCGCACCTACGCATTGCTTGAGGGCCTGCTGGAGCAAAAACTGGCCACCATCACGGACAATGAGGAGGAGCCAGCGGCCGAGATTGAATTAGAAGCGGCAGCTACGCCAAAAGGAACGCCAGCACCAGCGACAACAAGTCCCACCGGCGACAACGAGTTCGAGCTGGAGCACTCGCTGACCTGGTTGGAATCACTGCTAGGCACTGAGGTGGTGCCACCCACTAAGCAGGGCAAGTTCAAACG AATACGCGAGCGCAGCAAATCCATGATGGAGGAtgagatacatatgtatttgaaGGGCGAACGCCAGCTAAAGATGAGTTCATCGCGTCCATATTTGTTGCGCCGCCAGTCCACCTACAGCGACAACAAGTCGAAGGTGTCCAAGTGGACCAAGGTAAAAGCTGCCTTTAAATGGGAGCGAGCCAATGTGCCGCCCACAAGTGGCCAGGAATCAAACTTATTGCTGCCACTGAATCTAGAAGTTGAAAG ATATTTAAAGGTGCCCATTAGTACTgctggcggcagcagctctGCGGACAGCATCATTAGCTCCTCGTCGGGCCACTTTATGAGCGAAACGGGCGGCACGCCCGGCACCATCAGTTCGGCCAGCTCCATGGATGAGCTACACACGGATGCTGGCAGTCGCCAGGCTATGC GTCGCCACTCATCGAAGAGCGACACGAATGCCTCCAACTATGAGGTGGAGCTGCGCAAGTCCGCCACCGATGAGCGCTTAGATACGGCCAAATCAGCGCTGCCTAGCAAATCTTCTTCGAATAAATCCTTACGTCGCTCGAAAGCCTTCTCCGACTTTGAGGTGCTGCCAGAAGATCATGTGGCGGACATTAAGTCAACGAGCACTAGACGCAACAAGCTGCCGCCCAGTCCACTAAATCTCAACCAGGTGTGCAGCGATCTGCCACAGCTGCACTCACCGCTCAAGAGTCCCAAGGATGGCAGTCAAGCCATGTCGCGTATGCGTCAGGTTAGCTCTCCGGGCAACTCCTCTGTGCCGAGCAGTCCGTCTAGGCATTCGGATTTCTTTGGTGAATTCG AGAGCGAGGAACTATCCAGTGGCGTTTCTTCCGAGCCCACTACGCCAAACTGTAAGACTTTCACACAGAAAGAAGATGAAGTATTTCAACATTATCAACTTCTACTACTCAAACTAGATACGGAGTTCAAGCGAAAGCAACTCGATTTCGAACGACCCAGCGCGAGTAATCGCA GCGTTAAGCTGTGCAGCGGcggtggcagtggcagcggcaaacGCAGCAGCGAGGAGCATTCACCTACACAGCTATTGCACAGCGATCTTATGTCCACCGAGCAGCTAGAGCAGAATCTGACGCCACAGTTCAAGAAGAAGCTGCACAAGTGGCGCGCCAAGCAGCAGAACTCCAACTGTTATGCCAGCTCGGAGCCAGCGGCCAGTCCCACAGCCAAGAGTCTAAGTGGCGGCGATTTGAAGCCTAAAATCGATTGGAATCTTTGGAGCTCGGGCGCACTGAAGCTTGAAGGACAGGGCTTGTGTGCGCTGCCAGACCAAAAGGATTTGCCCGAAAAGTTTCAAAAGAAGCTGGGTGAGTTGTCTCCAGTTGTGTGCATAGATCTTTACTTCTACACATTGTATTCACCAGAGCAATGGAATCGCTTAAAATGTGCGCCGGGCGGCGGCACCAACTCCGACAATGATTCCCTCAAGCGTAACTCCAAGCACAGCCAGTCCACGCGCCGCGGCTCTGATGATGATCGCTGGTACAAGCATAAGCCGCACGACAATGAAAA ATTGGCGCGCCTTAAGGCCATTGTGGCACCAGATCATACGTCCAAGAATATTGAGGTTAAGACCTCAGATGGCGAGGTGATGAAATTCGAGGGCATCTCACGCAAATTCACACGCAAACTTTACGAATGGGAGAAGGCCAGAGGCATCGGACCAGAGGCTTCCACCTTTGCTCTCCTGCATCCTGGCTACTGTCCCATAGATGTGCGACGCATCAACAAGGAGTGCAATAAGC ccACCACCGAGCACTCGCCGACATTGAGCCGCTCATTGTCGCTGGATAGTGTGGCTCCGAGCGTCAATCAGGCACAGGTCATATCGCAGCAGGCCTCGTCGCTGTCCCTGAACGATGTCAACGACTTGAAGGAGATGGACGACTGTAGAGATTCGGGCGAGCACGAGTTCAAGAAGTACGACGAACCCGAGGCAGTTATGGTCGAAGTAGAGGAGCACATACATGACACGGCCTCCCCGCTGGTCACTGCTCACACGTTGGTCGAGCAGCAAACGCCCATTTACAAATACGAGGAGGTGCAATGCAATGACTATGT CAACTCGCGTCGCGTCCAGAGCTTTGAGTCGCACACAAACTTAGCCCCGCTGCTGGGCGCACTGAAACGTGCCGACGAGCTGTTTGCCCAGCTGAAACAGTCCACGCCAGACATTGTGGAGCAGGCGGCAATGCGGGACTGTCAAACTGCATTGCTTAGCATACGCAGCATTTATCCATACTACTCCAACAATTTGATGAAGCCGAACGTGCTGAACGCCGTGTCCGATGTGCAGAGTGATTTGGGCCGTTTGGCTGAGCTG AGTCTAAAGTCACCGTTGGACGAGGCTTGTTGTCAGGAAACAATGGAGGAGCGCACTAATGAGTACATGGAGGAGCTGCAGGGCCTACACGAATCACTATTGTGCCTCAAGTTGAGCATAC AGGGCGGCACGAATCGTTTCCCTCGCGACATTGTGCCTGACATCAACATAACTGGCGAGGATGGACAGCAGCTGGAGAGCAGCTCCGCTTATGCCACCTGCGATGCTTCTAGTCGCGATCGTCTGTCGCTGGAGGAGCACAGCGCTGCCTCACCTTCACCCATGGAGCACGAGACAGAGACCAGTACCACAACGGGTACCCTGTGCCGAGCTAGTAGCTCCATTACTGCATCCAAGAAGAAGCTTCGTCTACGCAAGTTGGGCTCACGTCAGAACAGCAGAACGGAGAGCGACAGCAGTGATGCGGATACTCACAGTGTGCTGGAGACACCTCGTCGCATGCGCCGCAAGAACTTTCGGCTGAAACAGCGTTCCTTGGATGATGATTTTCGCTTGGGCTCCATGCTAGTCACTGGCCATACGCAGCCAGCAGAGGCGGATGATATCATTTGCAGTTCACTTAAGGTCAAGCCCGGCGAACGGATTGAGGAGTCACACAGCATAGCCAGCAGCATTGCCCAGTCGTTGGCCAAGCCGAGTGGGTTTGTGCCACCGCCACTGCCGGAGCTGCATGCGCGCAGCTACAACACCAATGCCAATGTTTTTATAAAGACCAAGCGCAAGCTGTTCACCACAGTGCTGGAGCCCACGGCAGCTGAGGGCGTAGCGCTCATCGAAAAGGAGCTAGAGAGTCCCACGCATAGCGTTGATGAAGCACTGTCGCCCAACTCCAAGTTGGCGACAAAGTTGACAGCTCCGCGTCCGCTCAGTCTCTACAGATCCATCAGCTTGGAGCGCTTGTCGCCGCTGCGACCCAAAGATGAATTGCGCAAATGCCAGAGCAGCGAGAATATGCATCGTTCATCTAATATGGTGCGTCCGCCGCTCGCTAGCGATAGCATTCAGCGTTTGGCACGTTCCAAGCGCCAGCTGGCTACGTCTGCATTTCCTCAAGTGCCGCCGCGCAAGGCGCATCTTTACAAGAAGAACTCGCTGCACAAGTCGCAAAGCGCCACCGTCAGCAACAACATTGAGCACAAGATCGCCAAGACCAGCTCTGGCTCCACTGTGAGCAGAGCCTGCCCAGTGTCGGTGTCCATAGTGCTGCCCAACAAGCTGGACAATACGCTGCCTCGCATACAGCGCAAGCTCGAGGGCAAGGGCAAGGCCCTGCTGACGCCTACAAAgccaaaacattttgaatttccGCCACCTGTTGTGGAACCGCAACGTCCAGTAACGCCGTTGTCGGAGCGAGCCCTGCGCCTGCAACAGGCCAAGGCACAGTTTCTGCAAAGTGCGCCCGTAACGCCCAGGCAGGAGCCGACGACGCCCGTTGCCCTAAACGATGCGGCTCTGCTACACAAGAGCGTCAGCGTGGGCAGCATGCGAGGCAGTGCAGGTTGTTCCACAGAACAGTTacaccaacaacagctgcagcaacaggaaGTGACCACGGATCAGGAGAGCGTAAGCAACTCCAGCGCCTATGATAGTTTGCCTCGTTCTGTTAGCCGATCAGCTCGAATCTCCAGCAAGCTCGGCTTTGCCACATTAGCTTCCAAGCTGCGTCGTGGCGGCAAAAAGCCCAAGGATACACCTGGCCCCATGCCGTGTGGCAGTGCTCTGTCCGCACTCTGCCGCCAAACACTGATGGCCGATGTGATTGCATTGCCACAGGTCCTTGGAAGCGACCGACCCCCGCCCAGTCCCAGTGCTTCCACTTCTTCGCCCGCACGCAATGTGCACAAGTCACAAAGCTCACCACAGGCGGCCCTGGCTGCGGGATCTATATCGAATTTGCATGGCAGCTACGAGGGCATCAACAAATCCCTCAGCGAGCAGTTTGTGCGCCAGCTAAAAGAGAGCGACGTCTAG
- the LOC6632786 gene encoding uncharacterized protein isoform X4 has protein sequence MHNKSANIYANRSGRALDSQLAMDKAPPPKPRRTRHRISAMHYESLPTAPPAMCGRADENIFQFPAVASRARNLSASPKLREEKDLPVCEHGKHSCYFCQPYRADRGTIEPLKNRLNTAIEAMDQLTRTYALLEGLLEQKLATITDNEEEPAAEIELEAAATPKGTPAPATTSPTGDNEFELEHSLTWLESLLGTEVVPPTKQGKFKRIRERSKSMMEDEIHMYLKGERQLKMSSSRPYLLRRQSTYSDNKSKVSKWTKVKAAFKWERANVPPTSGQESNLLLPLNLEVERYLKVPISTAGGSSSADSIISSSSGHFMSETGGTPGTISSASSMDELHTDAGSRQAMRRHSSKSDTNASNYEVELRKSATDERLDTAKSALPSKSSSNKSLRRSKAFSDFEVLPEDHVADIKSTSTRRNKLPPSPLNLNQVCSDLPQLHSPLKSPKDGSQAMSRMRQVSSPGNSSVPSSPSRHSDFFGEFESEELSSGVSSEPTTPNYTEFKRKQLDFERPSASNRSVKLCSGGGSGSGKRSSEEHSPTQLLHSDLMSTEQLEQNLTPQFKKKLHKWRAKQQNSNCYASSEPAASPTAKSLSGGDLKPKIDWNLWSSGALKLEGQGLCALPDQKDLPEKFQKKLGELSPVVCIDLYFYTLYSPEQWNRLKCAPGGGTNSDNDSLKRNSKHSQSTRRGSDDDRWYKHKPHDNEKLARLKAIVAPDHTSKNIEVKTSDGEVMKFEGISRKFTRKLYEWEKARGIGPEASTFALLHPGYCPIDVRRINKECNKPTTEHSPTLSRSLSLDSVAPSVNQAQVISQQASSLSLNDVNDLKEMDDCRDSGEHEFKKYDEPEAVMVEVEEHIHDTASPLVTAHTLVEQQTPIYKYEEVQCNDYVNSRRVQSFESHTNLAPLLGALKRADELFAQLKQSTPDIVEQAAMRDCQTALLSIRSIYPYYSNNLMKPNVLNAVSDVQSDLGRLAELSLKSPLDEACCQETMEERTNEYMEELQGLHESLLCLKLSIQGGTNRFPRDIVPDINITGEDGQQLESSSAYATCDASSRDRLSLEEHSAASPSPMEHETETSTTTGTLCRASSSITASKKKLRLRKLGSRQNSRTESDSSDADTHSVLETPRRMRRKNFRLKQRSLDDDFRLGSMLVTGHTQPAEADDIICSSLKVKPGERIEESHSIASSIAQSLAKPSGFVPPPLPELHARSYNTNANVFIKTKRKLFTTVLEPTAAEGVALIEKELESPTHSVDEALSPNSKLATKLTAPRPLSLYRSISLERLSPLRPKDELRKCQSSENMHRSSNMVRPPLASDSIQRLARSKRQLATSAFPQVPPRKAHLYKKNSLHKSQSATVSNNIEHKIAKTSSGSTVSRACPVSVSIVLPNKLDNTLPRIQRKLEGKGKALLTPTKPKHFEFPPPVVEPQRPVTPLSERALRLQQAKAQFLQSAPVTPRQEPTTPVALNDAALLHKSVSVGSMRGSAGCSTEQLHQQQLQQQEVTTDQESVSNSSAYDSLPRSVSRSARISSKLGFATLASKLRRGGKKPKDTPGPMPCGSALSALCRQTLMADVIALPQVLGSDRPPPSPSASTSSPARNVHKSQSSPQAALAAGSISNLHGSYEGINKSLSEQFVRQLKESDV, from the exons ATGCATAACAAAAGTGCAA atatttatgcaaatagaAGTGGTCGTGCGCTGGACTCACAACTTGCCATGGATAAGGCGCCACCGCCAAAACCGCGTCGTACGCGACATAGAATCAGTGCTATGCACTATGAATCCCTACCGACGGCCCCGCCTGCCATGTGCGGACGTGCCGATGagaacatttttcaatttcccGCTGTGGCGTCGCGTGCACGCAATCTCTCAGCCTCGCCCAAGTTGCGCGAGGAGAAGGATTTGCCGGTGTGCGAGCATGGGAAGCATAGCTGTTATTTCTGCCAGCCGTACCGGGCAGATCGTGGCACAATTGAGCCGCTCAAGAATCGTCTTAACACTGCCATTGAGGCCATGGATCAGCTCACTCGCACCTACGCATTGCTTGAGGGCCTGCTGGAGCAAAAACTGGCCACCATCACGGACAATGAGGAGGAGCCAGCGGCCGAGATTGAATTAGAAGCGGCAGCTACGCCAAAAGGAACGCCAGCACCAGCGACAACAAGTCCCACCGGCGACAACGAGTTCGAGCTGGAGCACTCGCTGACCTGGTTGGAATCACTGCTAGGCACTGAGGTGGTGCCACCCACTAAGCAGGGCAAGTTCAAACG AATACGCGAGCGCAGCAAATCCATGATGGAGGAtgagatacatatgtatttgaaGGGCGAACGCCAGCTAAAGATGAGTTCATCGCGTCCATATTTGTTGCGCCGCCAGTCCACCTACAGCGACAACAAGTCGAAGGTGTCCAAGTGGACCAAGGTAAAAGCTGCCTTTAAATGGGAGCGAGCCAATGTGCCGCCCACAAGTGGCCAGGAATCAAACTTATTGCTGCCACTGAATCTAGAAGTTGAAAG ATATTTAAAGGTGCCCATTAGTACTgctggcggcagcagctctGCGGACAGCATCATTAGCTCCTCGTCGGGCCACTTTATGAGCGAAACGGGCGGCACGCCCGGCACCATCAGTTCGGCCAGCTCCATGGATGAGCTACACACGGATGCTGGCAGTCGCCAGGCTATGC GTCGCCACTCATCGAAGAGCGACACGAATGCCTCCAACTATGAGGTGGAGCTGCGCAAGTCCGCCACCGATGAGCGCTTAGATACGGCCAAATCAGCGCTGCCTAGCAAATCTTCTTCGAATAAATCCTTACGTCGCTCGAAAGCCTTCTCCGACTTTGAGGTGCTGCCAGAAGATCATGTGGCGGACATTAAGTCAACGAGCACTAGACGCAACAAGCTGCCGCCCAGTCCACTAAATCTCAACCAGGTGTGCAGCGATCTGCCACAGCTGCACTCACCGCTCAAGAGTCCCAAGGATGGCAGTCAAGCCATGTCGCGTATGCGTCAGGTTAGCTCTCCGGGCAACTCCTCTGTGCCGAGCAGTCCGTCTAGGCATTCGGATTTCTTTGGTGAATTCG AGAGCGAGGAACTATCCAGTGGCGTTTCTTCCGAGCCCACTACGCCAAACT ATACGGAGTTCAAGCGAAAGCAACTCGATTTCGAACGACCCAGCGCGAGTAATCGCA GCGTTAAGCTGTGCAGCGGcggtggcagtggcagcggcaaacGCAGCAGCGAGGAGCATTCACCTACACAGCTATTGCACAGCGATCTTATGTCCACCGAGCAGCTAGAGCAGAATCTGACGCCACAGTTCAAGAAGAAGCTGCACAAGTGGCGCGCCAAGCAGCAGAACTCCAACTGTTATGCCAGCTCGGAGCCAGCGGCCAGTCCCACAGCCAAGAGTCTAAGTGGCGGCGATTTGAAGCCTAAAATCGATTGGAATCTTTGGAGCTCGGGCGCACTGAAGCTTGAAGGACAGGGCTTGTGTGCGCTGCCAGACCAAAAGGATTTGCCCGAAAAGTTTCAAAAGAAGCTGGGTGAGTTGTCTCCAGTTGTGTGCATAGATCTTTACTTCTACACATTGTATTCACCAGAGCAATGGAATCGCTTAAAATGTGCGCCGGGCGGCGGCACCAACTCCGACAATGATTCCCTCAAGCGTAACTCCAAGCACAGCCAGTCCACGCGCCGCGGCTCTGATGATGATCGCTGGTACAAGCATAAGCCGCACGACAATGAAAA ATTGGCGCGCCTTAAGGCCATTGTGGCACCAGATCATACGTCCAAGAATATTGAGGTTAAGACCTCAGATGGCGAGGTGATGAAATTCGAGGGCATCTCACGCAAATTCACACGCAAACTTTACGAATGGGAGAAGGCCAGAGGCATCGGACCAGAGGCTTCCACCTTTGCTCTCCTGCATCCTGGCTACTGTCCCATAGATGTGCGACGCATCAACAAGGAGTGCAATAAGC ccACCACCGAGCACTCGCCGACATTGAGCCGCTCATTGTCGCTGGATAGTGTGGCTCCGAGCGTCAATCAGGCACAGGTCATATCGCAGCAGGCCTCGTCGCTGTCCCTGAACGATGTCAACGACTTGAAGGAGATGGACGACTGTAGAGATTCGGGCGAGCACGAGTTCAAGAAGTACGACGAACCCGAGGCAGTTATGGTCGAAGTAGAGGAGCACATACATGACACGGCCTCCCCGCTGGTCACTGCTCACACGTTGGTCGAGCAGCAAACGCCCATTTACAAATACGAGGAGGTGCAATGCAATGACTATGT CAACTCGCGTCGCGTCCAGAGCTTTGAGTCGCACACAAACTTAGCCCCGCTGCTGGGCGCACTGAAACGTGCCGACGAGCTGTTTGCCCAGCTGAAACAGTCCACGCCAGACATTGTGGAGCAGGCGGCAATGCGGGACTGTCAAACTGCATTGCTTAGCATACGCAGCATTTATCCATACTACTCCAACAATTTGATGAAGCCGAACGTGCTGAACGCCGTGTCCGATGTGCAGAGTGATTTGGGCCGTTTGGCTGAGCTG AGTCTAAAGTCACCGTTGGACGAGGCTTGTTGTCAGGAAACAATGGAGGAGCGCACTAATGAGTACATGGAGGAGCTGCAGGGCCTACACGAATCACTATTGTGCCTCAAGTTGAGCATAC AGGGCGGCACGAATCGTTTCCCTCGCGACATTGTGCCTGACATCAACATAACTGGCGAGGATGGACAGCAGCTGGAGAGCAGCTCCGCTTATGCCACCTGCGATGCTTCTAGTCGCGATCGTCTGTCGCTGGAGGAGCACAGCGCTGCCTCACCTTCACCCATGGAGCACGAGACAGAGACCAGTACCACAACGGGTACCCTGTGCCGAGCTAGTAGCTCCATTACTGCATCCAAGAAGAAGCTTCGTCTACGCAAGTTGGGCTCACGTCAGAACAGCAGAACGGAGAGCGACAGCAGTGATGCGGATACTCACAGTGTGCTGGAGACACCTCGTCGCATGCGCCGCAAGAACTTTCGGCTGAAACAGCGTTCCTTGGATGATGATTTTCGCTTGGGCTCCATGCTAGTCACTGGCCATACGCAGCCAGCAGAGGCGGATGATATCATTTGCAGTTCACTTAAGGTCAAGCCCGGCGAACGGATTGAGGAGTCACACAGCATAGCCAGCAGCATTGCCCAGTCGTTGGCCAAGCCGAGTGGGTTTGTGCCACCGCCACTGCCGGAGCTGCATGCGCGCAGCTACAACACCAATGCCAATGTTTTTATAAAGACCAAGCGCAAGCTGTTCACCACAGTGCTGGAGCCCACGGCAGCTGAGGGCGTAGCGCTCATCGAAAAGGAGCTAGAGAGTCCCACGCATAGCGTTGATGAAGCACTGTCGCCCAACTCCAAGTTGGCGACAAAGTTGACAGCTCCGCGTCCGCTCAGTCTCTACAGATCCATCAGCTTGGAGCGCTTGTCGCCGCTGCGACCCAAAGATGAATTGCGCAAATGCCAGAGCAGCGAGAATATGCATCGTTCATCTAATATGGTGCGTCCGCCGCTCGCTAGCGATAGCATTCAGCGTTTGGCACGTTCCAAGCGCCAGCTGGCTACGTCTGCATTTCCTCAAGTGCCGCCGCGCAAGGCGCATCTTTACAAGAAGAACTCGCTGCACAAGTCGCAAAGCGCCACCGTCAGCAACAACATTGAGCACAAGATCGCCAAGACCAGCTCTGGCTCCACTGTGAGCAGAGCCTGCCCAGTGTCGGTGTCCATAGTGCTGCCCAACAAGCTGGACAATACGCTGCCTCGCATACAGCGCAAGCTCGAGGGCAAGGGCAAGGCCCTGCTGACGCCTACAAAgccaaaacattttgaatttccGCCACCTGTTGTGGAACCGCAACGTCCAGTAACGCCGTTGTCGGAGCGAGCCCTGCGCCTGCAACAGGCCAAGGCACAGTTTCTGCAAAGTGCGCCCGTAACGCCCAGGCAGGAGCCGACGACGCCCGTTGCCCTAAACGATGCGGCTCTGCTACACAAGAGCGTCAGCGTGGGCAGCATGCGAGGCAGTGCAGGTTGTTCCACAGAACAGTTacaccaacaacagctgcagcaacaggaaGTGACCACGGATCAGGAGAGCGTAAGCAACTCCAGCGCCTATGATAGTTTGCCTCGTTCTGTTAGCCGATCAGCTCGAATCTCCAGCAAGCTCGGCTTTGCCACATTAGCTTCCAAGCTGCGTCGTGGCGGCAAAAAGCCCAAGGATACACCTGGCCCCATGCCGTGTGGCAGTGCTCTGTCCGCACTCTGCCGCCAAACACTGATGGCCGATGTGATTGCATTGCCACAGGTCCTTGGAAGCGACCGACCCCCGCCCAGTCCCAGTGCTTCCACTTCTTCGCCCGCACGCAATGTGCACAAGTCACAAAGCTCACCACAGGCGGCCCTGGCTGCGGGATCTATATCGAATTTGCATGGCAGCTACGAGGGCATCAACAAATCCCTCAGCGAGCAGTTTGTGCGCCAGCTAAAAGAGAGCGACGTCTAG